A window of the Hordeum vulgare subsp. vulgare chromosome 5H, MorexV3_pseudomolecules_assembly, whole genome shotgun sequence genome harbors these coding sequences:
- the LOC123395321 gene encoding uncharacterized protein LOC123395321, whose amino-acid sequence MSLRRLLGLGLSGRSLSITDLPGRLRRSLSSSSTASSHPPWAIIDDTTMVDRSSSAPGVRFRRAQPPGVSNITAAAHLVGPRDVPAADSNVIQVLGGEVSAASGDGHLLLSYLDLQAEASCTAWELTAAPEIQRFVYNPVSGQALPLPDIDGSKRALFCHRMGLLTQADGGLGRSPPDRFAVAELVGQGAALVRFLSEEGTWRTVMLGRPSLLPRRMDANQSTVAFGGRLWWVDLTFGAISVDPFSDRPESHLVELPSGSVLPERPVTFAVDGDLRKVHDKTSFMLEVARHRRVGVSEGMLRYAEVSPVDPFLLSYYVLDDDNGSGWTLEHQVALKQVLADGGYPSASAAPQIAVLDPLNANAIYLKVGKNVVIVDMHNVKVIGASPLEGDYFSLLPCVFPPWLGSSRIPSTPGNNDDMEGTDDLVSCVYNF is encoded by the exons ATGTCGCTGCGGCGCCTCCTAGGCCTAGGCCTCTCCGGCCGCTCCCTCTCCATCACCGACCTCCCCGGCCGTCTCCGccgctccctctcctcctcctccaccgcctcctcgCACCCGCCATGGGCCATCATCGACGACACGACCATGGTCGACAGATCGTCGTCGGCCCCGGGCGTGCGCTTCCGCCGCGCCCAGCCTCCGGGCGTCTCCAACATCACGGCCGCGGCGCACCTCGTCGGCCCCAGGGACGTCCCCGCCGCCGACAGCAACGTCATCCAAGTCCTCGGCGGCGAAGTCAGCGCGGCCAGCggcgacggccacctcctcctcagcTACCTCGACCTTCAGGCGGAGGCCTCCTGCACCGCCTGGGAGCTCACCGCGGCCCCCGAAATCCAGCGCTTCGTCTACAACCCCGTCAGCGGCCAGGCGCTCCCTCTGCCGGACATCGATGGCTCGAAAAGGGCCCTGTTTTGTCACCGCATGGGCCTCCTCACCCAAGCCGACGGCGGGCTCGGGCGCAGTCCGCCTGACCGGTTCGCCGTCGCCGAGCTCGTCGGCCAGGGCGCCGCCCTTGTGCGGTTTCTCTCCGAGGAAGGGACGTGGAGGACGGTGATGCTGGGCAGACCATCGCTGCTCCCGCGCCGGATGGACGCAAACCAGTCGACGGTGGCCTTCGGCGGCCGGCTGTGGTGGGTCGACCTGACCTTTGGGGCCATCTCCGTCGACCCCTTCAGCGACCGGCCGGAGTCCCACCTCGTCGAGCTGCCGAGCGGCAGCGTGCTGCCTGAGCGTCCAGTTACATTTGCAGTTGACGGAGATCTTAGGAAGGTCCACGACAAGACGAGTTTCATGCTAGAGGTGGCCAGGCACCGCCGCGTCGGCGTAAGCGAGGGGATGCTGCGCTACGCCGAGGTGTCTCCTGTCGACCCGTTCCTGCTCAGCTACTATGTGCTCGACGACGACAATGGCAGCGGCTGGACGCTGGAGCACCAGGTGGCGCTCAAGCAGGTCTTGGCCGATGGAGGCTACCCGTCGGCGTCGGCGGCGCCACAGATTGCCGTGCTTGACCCACTGAATGCGAATGCCATATACCTTAAGGTCGGCAAGAACGTCGTCATCGTGGACATGCACAATGTGAAGGTGATCGGGGCCTCTCCGCTTGAAGGCGACTACTTTTCTCTGCTACCATGCGTGTTTCCACCGTGGCTTGGATCAAGCCGGATCCCCAGTACCCCAG GCAACAACGATGACATGGAAGGGACAGATGATCTGGTTAGTTGTGTCTATAACTTTTGA